From one Humulus lupulus chromosome 8, drHumLupu1.1, whole genome shotgun sequence genomic stretch:
- the LOC133796902 gene encoding BTB/POZ domain-containing protein POB1-like, with protein MMRDLNSDLFDLRTEMDTAEFPRSVSSSSDADFAFAFNDSNFSDRQLRIEIMGDTPETRLESDACTSIADWARHRKRRREDIKKENVVDLSGCPEEQILNCNQPDIDDCDGCENPDEDTVAMIEESPSGDEGANSNESDWSMDFSTVVRVKTLHISSPILAAKSPFFYKLFSNGMRESEQRHVTLRINASEEAALMELLNFMYSNTLSTASAPALLDVLMAADKFEVASCMRHCSRLLRNMPMTPESALLYLDLPSSVLMAEAVQPLTDAAKQFLAVRYRDITKFQEEVMALPLAGIEAVLASDDLQIASEDAVYDFVLKWARAQYPKLEERRDVLGARLSRCIRFPYMTCRKLKKVLSCNDFDHEAATKLVLEALFFKAEVPHRQRAMASEDSSSLNRHYVERAYKYRPVKVVEFELPRQQCVVYLDLKREECANLYPSGRVYSQAFHLGGQGFFLSAHCNMDQQSSFHCFGLFLGMQEKGSVTFAVDYEFAARTKQVQPHPPNNQTEDFLSKYKGNYTFTGGKAVGYRNLFALPWTSFIADDSPFFINGVLHLRAELTIKH; from the exons ATGATGAGGGATTTGAATTCGGATCTGTTTGACCTAAGAACGGAGATGGACACGGCTGAGTTTCCTCGGAGCGTTTCATCGTCTTCCGATGCCGATTTCGCCTTCGCTTTCAACGATAGTAACTTCTCCGACCGCCAGCTTAGGATCGAGATCATGGGTGATACACCCGAGACTAGGCTAGAATCCGATGCCTGCACCAGTATCGCTGATTGGGCACGCCACCGAAAAAGGAGGAGAGAAGATATTAAGAAGGAAAACG tTGTGGATCTAAGTGGCTGCCCTGAAGAACAAATCTTGAATTGCAATCAACCAGACATAGATGATTGTGATGGCTGTGAAAATCCGGATGAGGATACAGTTGCCATGATTGAGGAATCACCTTCAG GCGATGAAGGCGCAAACAGCAATGAGTCAGACTGGAGCATGGATTTTTCAACAGTTGTGAGAGTTAAAACATTGCATATCAGTTCTCCTATTTTGGCAGCCAAGAGTCCATTCTTCTATAAG CTCTTTTCAAATGGAATGAGGGAGTCAGAGCAACGACATGTAACTCTACGGATTAATGCATCTG AGGAAGCTGCTCTTATGGAGCTCCTAAACTTTATGTACAGTAATACATTATCAACTGCTTCAGCTCCTGCTCTGTTGGATGTGCTGATGGCAGCTGACAAATTTGAGGTTGCATCATGTATGAGACATTGCAGCCGTTTATTGCGGAATATGCCCATGACACCAGAGTCTGCATTGCTTTATCTTGATCTTCCCTCGAGTGTCTTGATGGCAGAAGCTGTACAACCATTAACGGATGCAGCCAAGCAGTTTCTTGCTGTTCGCTACAGGGACATTACTAA GTTTCAAGAAGAGGTTATGGCCTTGCCTCTAGCTGGAATAGAGGCGGTTTTAGCTAGTGATGATCTCCAAATCGCATCAGAGGATGCTGTCTATGACTTTGTGTTGAAGTGGGCGAGGGCTCAATACCCAAAACTTGAAGAACGACGAGATGTCTTAGGTGCCAGACTTTCACGATGCATTCGCTTTCCATACATGACTTGTCGTAAACTAAAGAAGGTCTTGTCTTGTAATGATTTTGATCATGAAGCTGCAACCAAGCTTGTGCTTGAGGCCCTCTTTTTCAAGGCTGAAGTTCCCCATCGTCAACGAGCAATGGCTTCAGAGGACTCTTCTTCCTTGAACCGTCACTATGTGGAGCGAGCTTACAAATACCGTCCTGTTAAGGTGGTTGAGTTCGAACTTCCTAGGCAGCAGTGTGTTGTGTACTTGGACCTTAAGCGTGAGGAATGTGCAAATTTGTATCCTTCAGGGCGGGTTTATTCTCAAGCATTCCATTTGGGAGGACAAGGTTTCTTTCTCTCAGCACATTGCAACATGGACCAACAGAGTTCTTTTCATTGCTTTGGTTTATTTCTGGGAATGCAGGAAAAGGGGTCTGTGACTTTCGCCGTAGACTATGAATTTGCCGCAAGAACAAAGCAAGTGCAGCCACACCCGCCAAACAACCAAACTGAGGACTTCTTAAGTAAATACAAGGGCAACTACACATTTACTGGGGGCAAAGCTGTTGGTTATCGAAATCTATTTGCTTTGCCATGGACCAGTTTCATTGCTGATGATAGTCCTTTCTTTATAAATGGCGTCCTACATCTTAGAGCAGAGCTTACGATCAAGCACTGA